A genomic stretch from Fusarium musae strain F31 chromosome 9, whole genome shotgun sequence includes:
- a CDS encoding hypothetical protein (EggNog:ENOG41), whose amino-acid sequence MEKFPDFIDTPLGESPSESPLNPPSWANGAPPRPSDRWRPVSKSDNGWSTAPRGHNRQKSLTDAIRTIRGRNGSVSQNAHEIADALRAPVSPKLIILCLLWYTSSALTNTSSKSILIAFDKPATLTLVQFAFVSSLCIFMAWLATIFPVLRTKITALKHPIRKPTRDVIRTTLPLAAFQIGGHLLSSTATSKIPVSLVHTIKGLSPLFTVLAYRIVYDIRYPKTTYLSLIPLTFGVMLACSGKTTYGGELIGVIHALLATVIFVTQNIFSKKLFNEAAKAEAESPHSLPKKLDKLNLLCYSSGMAFLLTLPIWFWSEGFTLLMNFYHEGSIDLNEQPNSMDHGRLTLEFVFNGVFHFGQNILAFILLSMVSPVTYSVASLIKRVFVIVLALVWFRSPTTPLQGVGIALTFLGLYLYDRTKSGNKADQKAQSMQIKRSSILPITNNGLRPTPIMESPQSTDLNARSYPYHEGYFGRPSAAEDPKKSDDGVSRSRTPGTGNGGWLPPGTKQEDTWQPGDRVAGVA is encoded by the exons ATGGAAAAGTTCCCCGACTTCATCGATACGCCCCTGGGCGAGTCACCCTCAGAGAGCCCTTTAAATCCTCCCAGTTGGGCAAACGGCGCACCTCCTCGTCCCTCAGATCGATGGCGACCCGTCTCCAAGTCAGATAATGGCTGGTCAACGGCTCCTCGAGGGCACAATCGACAAAAGAGCCTCACGGATGCTATTCGTACAATAAGAGGTCGCAATGGCAGCGTGAGCCAGAACGCCCACGAGATCGCCGATGCCCTCCGTGCCCCCGTCTCTCCGAAGCTTATT ATTCTGTGCCTGTTGTGGTACACTTCGTCTGCTCTTACAAACACCTCCTCCAAGTCCATCTTGATAGCTTTTGACAAGCCCGCTACCTTGACGCTGGTCCAATTCGCTTTCGTCTCCTCATTATGTATCTTCATGGCATGGCTTGCGACCATCTTCCCAGTCTTGCGAACCAAAATTACAGCTCTCAAGCACCCGATTCGAAAGCCAACTCGCGACGTTATCAGAACGACTCTGCCTCTAGCCGCATTCCAGATCGGTGGTCACCTTCTCAGTTCGACAGCTACCTCAAAGATCCCTGTGTCACTTGTCCATACCATCAAGGGTCTTTCACCCCTCTTTACCGTTCTCGCTTATAGGATCGTGTACGACATTCGGTATCCCAAGACGACGTACCTGTCTCTGATCCCTCTCACGTTCGGTGTCATGTTGGCCTGCTCGGGCAAAACGACCTATGGTGGAGAGCTCATTGGTGTCATTCATGCTCTTTTGGCCACCGTCATCTTCGTTACCCAAAACATTTTCTCTAagaagctcttcaacgagGCTGCTaaagctgaggctgagtcTCCCCATTCACTACCTAAGAAGTTGGATAAGCTCAACTTACTTTGCTACTCTTCTGGCATGGCTTTCCTTCTTACGTTGCCCATCTGGTTTTGGTCTGAAGGGTTCACTCTTCTCATGAACTTCTACCACGAGGGCTCGATAGACTTGAATGAGCAACCCAACTCGATGGACCATGGAAGACTCACGCTTGAGTTTGTGTTTAACGGTGTCTTCCATTTTGGCCAGAACATTCTCGCCTTCATCCTACTCTCCATGGTATCCCCTGTGACCTACTCAGTAGCCAGTCTCATAAAGCGTGTGTTCGTCattgtcttggctttggtaTGGTTCAGGAGTCCCACAACACCCCTACAAGGTGTGGGCATTGCTCTCACCTTTCTGGGTCTGTACTTGTATGACCGAACAAAGTCTGGTAACAAGGCCGATCAAAAGGCTCAGTCGATGCAGATTAAGCGATCATCGATTCTTCCCATCACAAATAATGGGTTGCGCCCAACGCCTATCATGGAATCCCCTCAAAGTACTGACCTCAACGCCCGTTCTTATCCCTACCATGAAGGCTACTTTGGTCGGCCATCCGCGGCAGAAGATCCAAAAAAGTCAGACGATGGTGTTTCTCGCAGCCGTACTCCTGGCACTGGTAACGGAGGCTGGCTCCCTCCAGGAACTAAACAGGAAGACACATGGCAGCCAGGCGATCGAGTTGCTGGCGTTGCATGA
- a CDS encoding hypothetical protein (EggNog:ENOG41~BUSCO:EOG09263QUM), whose translation MAAPKMTKNQMRRAKKKEQKKAQAEVRSGLLAPVATPPADALQATSTKTEETAETTNREESDAAETTTTDLEVKKGSTTEDAATADGHAIEVDMDEEDPAYAMYKDIFNKFGASMEEDEIAKEANAGNQGTVFYADDDEIPDEDEENNGQPKLSKKKKKQLNTISIAELKALVKVPEVVEWQDVSSSDPRLLVQIKAQRNVVPVPTHWSLKREYLSSKRGIEKPPFRLPQFIAETGITQMRDAVLDKQAEQSLKQKQRERVAPKMGKLDIDYQKLYDAFFRFQTKPELTRFGEVYYEGKESEVDYQHFRPGDLTEGTKEALGMPPGAPPPWLINQQRFGPPPSYPTLKIPGLNAPPPAGGSWGFHPGGWGKPPVDEFNRPLFGGDVFGLAAQGGQGGSQMHAGTGEPVEKNLWGELQPREEESEEEEEESDEEEEEEDEDIPGGTETPSGLETPGGYASTVQADYGQGVETSIAGEMDLRKERRGYDTEESSAPRSAYTILPERQVRAEGFFGSDRVYDLKQAHAAQRAGVPVLGAEDDSRKRKKPGDIDVALDADSLHNHDGISKDDLRRKFEEGRKEEGIGAKWAYDDDLSEMIAQESRKRQKTEAELKEKRREGKGRY comes from the coding sequence ATGGCGGCCCCAAAGATGACCAAGAACCAGATGCGaagggccaagaagaaggagcagaagaaggctcaAGCAGAGGTACGTTCTGGTCTCCTCGCCCCCGTTGCGACACCACCAGCTGACGCGCTGCAGGCTACCTCTACAAAGACCGAGGAAACCGCCGAGACTACCAACCGTGAAGAAAGCGATGCTGCCGAAACTACGACGACAGATCTCGAAGTGAAGAAGGGGTCGACAACCGAAGATGCCGCCACCGCAGATGGCCATGCGATCGAAGTTGAcatggatgaggaggatccTGCATATGCCATGTATAAGGACATCTTTAACAAATTCGGCGCGTCgatggaagaggacgaaATCGCCAAGGAGGCCAACGCTGGCAATCAAGGGACAGTGTTTTACGcggatgacgacgagattccagacgaagacgaagaaaacaACGGACAGCCAAAGTTatccaaaaagaagaagaagcagctcaacaccatctctaTCGCAGAGCTTAAGGCATTGGTCAAGGTCCCTGAGGTGGTAGAGTGGCAGGACGTATCCTCATCGGACCCTCGACTACTGGTCCAGATCAAAGCCCAACGAAACGTCGTCCCAGTACCAACCCATTGGTCTTTAAAGCGAGAGTATCTGTCTTCAAAACGAGGTATCGAGAAGCCACCTTTCCGGCTACCCCAGTTCATCGCAGAAACCGGCATTACCCAGATGCGCGATGCCGTCCTCGATAAACAGGCAGAACAGTCATTGAAGCAGAAACAGAGAGAACGTGTTGCTCCGAAGATGGGCAAGCTCGATATCGATTACCAGAAACTCTACGATGCTTTCTTCCGGTTCCAGACCAAGCCCGAATTGACGCGATTTGGTGAGGTTTACTATGAAGGAAAGGAGTCTGAGGTCGATTACCAACATTTCCGGCCAGGTGACCTCACCGAGGGTACTAAGGAAGCCTTGGGAATGCCTCCTGGCGCACCACCACCATGGctcatcaaccaacaacGGTTTGGGCCTCCTCCATCCTATCCTACTCTGAAGATACCTGGACTGAATGCGCCACCACCCGCTGGAGGCTCATGGGGCTTCCACCCCGGCGGTTGGGGCAAACCCCCAGTTGACGAGTTCAACAGGCCTttgtttggtggtgatgtcttTGGCCTTGCGGCACAGGGTGGACAAGGAGGGTCACAAATGCACGCGGGGACCGGTGAGCCTGTAGAGAAGAACCTGTGGGGTGAGCTGCAGCCACGAGAAGAGGAatcagaggaggaagaggaagagtcagacgaggaggaagaggaggaagatgaagatattcCTGGCGGAACAGAGACACCCAGTGGCCTCGAGACTCCCGGTGGTTATGCCAGCACAGTGCAGGCGGACTACGGGCAAGGTGTCGAGACGTCTATTGCTGGCGAGATGGACTTACGAAAGGAGCGCCGTGGCTACGACACAGAAGAGTCTAGTGCTCCTCGATCCGCCTACACGATCCTGCCAGAGCGCCAAGTTCGCGCCGAAGGGTTTTTTGGCAGTGACAGGGTATATGACCTCAAACAAGCACATGCAGCTCAACGAGCAGGCGTGCCTGTTCTCGGCGCCGAGGACGATTCACGCAAGCGCAAGAAGCCTGGTGACATCGACGTTGCTCTTGATGCTGACTCGTTGCACAACCACGATGGTATCAGCAAAGACGACCTGCGGCGCAAGTTCGAGGAGGGTAGGAAGGAAGAGGGCATTGGAGCCAAGTGGGCATATGACGATGACCTGAGTGAGATGATCGCCCAGGAGAGCaggaagaggcagaagacCGAGgcggagctcaaggagaagcggAGGGAAGGCAAGGGCAGATACTAA
- a CDS encoding hypothetical protein (EggNog:ENOG41), protein MTQKKPFTRTVPFTQRNWEAAHNAKNMGATLSTPKSQDDSGPPQKRQKVSVSQSNGDASLIDTEDRTALRVEIHKIFHKDSKKVRPLNALPPDDIIKTKAKCQITVSDVSGGFTHILYRSSQSCDIVAHTNPSGPHRIAYIKPPKPFLVPKESILVNRQDDPSHDFSNAYRLDVEMFSVQDGNWPPLEAHELGVPASQQGPVQAIAKQNWILHSEFPQVFGRIKKPVKLTAGFHPQRHERLTNYTMDVELKWASGTRRIDKTAKNCITAFDSDGEIYTNGVLETISDDLLDSASPPELEDGIDDTSSTHLTNDIPEINGTNDTNDTNGINGLHDDDEEMGGVNGINGVMHEVEDVNGVQETNGVNGHVGEEDSSHDISHDLEEELEGDHTPNRALRKRNNKQYNLKVLTAQAHGKERKPRDKAGQSEQGEGFVTYMLSANAPVHLLSWQCCACGNANESLDILRAHLMTYHPNYVYTLEKTSQGPLFRITHVSGSAVSPSKELQLGKPTKPLDQQAYVNGDDSWITSRYGPDHMEDVLRFSPKQSTERQLFGKSGESPPQPPAAAQAVIPRPEKKKVIIPESCQPLFDPVSKARLKPGDELPKPVVDNAWLLQKHREDIGEFSDVSKEEKEYIRRWDAFILQENVTSGQYFRRAWVKFVKENASWLVGANYRMNEYGKHLCVLMARDVLDNASVEKAGKLIDEARARLKSDEDAKMNGVNTADATLEHSPRASQITRGANGCTVCQLPVLGPSLLICSNKVMPTPSDGKPLLTIF, encoded by the coding sequence ATGACCCAGAAAAAGCCTTTCACAAGGACTGTCCCCTTTACCCAGCGCAACTGGGAAGCTGCTCATAACGCGAAAAATATGGGCGCGACCCTCTCAACGCCCAAGAGCCAAGATGACAGTGGCCCTCCACAAAAGCGTCAGAAGGTCTCGGTTTCCCAGTCCAACGGCGACGCCTCACTCATTGATACAGAAGATCGTACGGCTCTACGTGTTGAGATACACAAGATTTTTCACAAGGACTCTAAGAAAGTCCGACCTCTCAATGCTCTTCCTCCAGACGATATCATCAAAACTAAGGCCAAATGCCAAATCACCGTTTCCGATGTGAGCGGTGGCTTCACTCACATCCTATATCGCAGCAGCCAGAGCTGTGACATCGTCGCTCACACGAACCCGTCAGGCCCTCATCGGATTGCTTACATCAAGCCACCTAAGCCATTCCTTGTCCCTAAGGAAAGTATCTTAGTCAACAGGCAGGATGACCCATCCCATGACTTCTCGAACGCATATAGATTGGACGTTGAAATGTTTTCAGTTCAGGATGGCAACTGGCCGCCTCTCGAAGCCCATGAGCTTGGTGTCCCCGCAAGCCAGCAAGGGCCTGTCCAAGCAATTGCCAAGCAAAATTGGATACTGCATAGCGAGTTTCCCCAGGTCTTTGGGAGGATAAAGAAACCCGTCAAGCTCACAGCTGGATTCCACCCACAGCGCCATGAACGTCTGACTAATTATACGATGGATGTAGAATTGAAATGGGCCTCGGGTACCCGACGAATTGACAAGACTGCAAAAAACTGTATTACTGCTTTCGATTCAGACGGCGAGATTTACACCAATGGTGTTCTTGAAACTATAtctgatgatcttctcgacAGCGCGAGCCCACCcgagcttgaggatggtATCGATGACACCAGCAGCACCCATCTCACAAATGATATTCCTGAGATAAACGGCACCAACGACACCAACGACACCAACGGCATCAATGGTCttcatgacgatgacgaagaaatGGGTGGTGTGAACGGCATCAATGGGGTCATGcatgaggttgaggatgtgAACGGAGTACAAGAGACGAATGGAGTGAACGGGCATGTTGGCGAAGAAGACTCGTCGCATGACATCTCTCATGATCTAGAGGAAGAGCTAGAAGGCGACCACACTCCTAATCGAGCATTACGAAAACGGAATAACAAGCAATACAACTTGAAGGTACTGACTGCGCAAGCCCATGGAAAAGAGCGCAAACCCCGAGATAAGGCTGGGCAATCTGAGCAAGGCGAGGGTTTCGTCACGTATATGCTGTCAGCTAATGCACCGGTTCACCTACTCTCATGGCAGTGTTGTGCCTGTGGCAACGCTAACGAGTCATTGGACATTTTGAGAGCTCACCTAATGACATACCATCCGAATTATGTGTACACACTGGAAAAGACGAGTCAAGGGCCGCTGTTCCGGATTACTCATGTTTCGGGGTCTGCAGTCTCGCCTTCAAAAGAGCTGCAGCTCGGAAAACCCACAAAACCGCTTGATCAGCAGGCCTACGTTAACGGCGATGACTCCTGGATAACTTCACGCTATGGCCCAGACCACATGGAAGATGTTTTGCGGTTTTCACCGAAGCAGAGCACCGAACGACAACTCTTTGGAAAATCTGGCGAAAGTCCTCCTCAGCCCCCAGCTGCAGCCCAGGCGGTGATTCCGCGAccggaaaagaagaaggtcatcaTTCCAGAGTCTTGTCAGCCTCTCTTTGACCCTGTCAGCAAAGCTCGCCTGAAACCTGGTGATGAGTTACCAAAGCCCGTGGTGGATAATGCATGGTTGTTACAGAAGCATCGCGAAGATATCGGCGAATTCTCCGACGTCtcaaaagaagagaaggaataCATTCGCAGATGGGACGCGTTTATTCTTCAAGAAAACGTCACATCTGGACAATATTTCAGGCGTGCTTGGGTCAAGTTTGTCAAAGAGAATGCCTCTTGGCTGGTGGGTGCGAATTATCGGATGAACGAGTATGGCAAGCACCTGTGTGTTCTGATGGCGCGGGATGTTCTGGATAACGCTAGTGTTGAGAAAGCCGGGAAGCTGATTGATGAGGCACGAGCTCGATTGAAATCAGATGAGGATGCGAAGATGAACGGTGTCAATACGGCGGATGCCACATTGGAACATTCACCTCGAGCTTCACAAATTACGAGAGGCGCGAATGGGTGTACAGTGTGTCAGCTCCCCGTTCTCGGACCTTCTCTACTCATCTGTTCAAACAAGGTAATGCCAACGCCGTCTGACGGCAAGCCATTATTAACAATTTTCTAG
- a CDS encoding hypothetical protein (EggNog:ENOG41), with protein sequence MVRTRATERQSVPVASRRNLSQSNTTRATRTTTRSLRSQKTSISYNESSSVDGDSDPSPAESEQDGDAQFETRVRRTNNAKSAKVAHVRTGRISKSRDQTRKRPKSAQKKGSLKKRRVSADAEPEPEPIPQGVIPDWTDPQIPYAAWTDIFYYAASHDDIDVNWLINTATTCKAFSEAALTAIYRSPPLVTAGKAKRFASLLDRPPSETRFNYRAKIETLYVDVHVLPQTLLPRILHLLPRLKEVFLFTQSDQPPYRQLDQTVRWQYTEEIFAAFRPAGDKESHTVLKSWEWSGSLLGGPVATMKDVARIHQEPSFAHLTKLSFTNLQVPSLYKLGPKGVNEEQELALYNEDGAVIDSLAEAISQLKSLQHLMFESSTVMNDRLLPLLPKDLTHLSLINCWEVKSDEFMPFLHTHGRRLRSLNLSHNQSLDMVFLTTLEAACPNLEELYMNLSYFRHHESRSYTNNDADPLYDQVLLPHQKPEWPSSLRIIDFEHIRYWSVETAEMFLNSLIDSARSLPNLRHLAVKTMLNIPWKARANMRHEWRRKLDKVFLRPYEPPQRKYSLRQTQEEDVEASAQISEKKKQKSKRLSDGPSRRSSRLAAHVSDSDSRHSPKGLRNSLGRPTYAEPDTDENEFESDAEDEEAESGTATSQTGDEAESEEKPVPLTIQGRCTTVSIVFDNQKPTELQYGMEDFVDDNRAESDDEWDGDHEEDDDAVFVWR encoded by the coding sequence ATGGTCCGAACTAGAGCAACTGAACGACAAAGCGTTCCTGTAGCCTCCCGTCGCAACCTGTCGCAATCCAATACCACGCGTGCTACCCGAACAACAACACGGTCCCTACGGTCGCAGAAGACTTCCATAAGTTATAACGAGTCTTCCTCTGTAGATGGAGACTCCGATCCATCCCCAGCGGAGAGCGAACAGGATGGAGATGCCCAATTCGAGACGCGAGTCCGCAGAACCAATAACGCCAAGTCAGCAAAGGTCGCACACGTACGAACTGGTAGAATATCGAAGTCGCGAGACCAAACGAGGAAACGTCCAAAGTCGGCACAGAAGAAaggaagcttgaagaagcgaCGAGTGTCCGCTGACGCCGAACCCGAACCCGAACCAATACCCCAAGGCGTCATTCCAGACTGGACAGACCCGCAGATACCTTATGCCGCCTGGACCGATATCTTCTACTATGCAGCTAGTCATGATGACATCGACGTCAATTGGCTGATAAACACTGCCACGACTTGCAAGGCATTCTCAGAAGCCGCCTTGACAGCCATTTATCGTTCTCCGCCCCTGGTCACCGCTGGAAAGGCCAAACGGTTCGCGTCTCTGCTGGATCGCCCACCTTCTGAGACTCGTTTTAATTACCGTGCCAAGATTGAGACTCTTTACGTAGATGTGCATGTGTTGCCTCAAACGTTACTACCAAGAATCCTCCATTTGCTTCCTCGCCTGAAAGAAGTCTTTCTCTTTACACAATCTGACCAGCCGCCTTACAGGCAACTGGATCAAACAGTGAGATGGCAATATACTGAAGAGATATTCGCCGCCTTCAGACCAGCCGGAGACAAGGAGTCGCACACCGTGTTGAAAAGCTGGGAATGGAGCGGAAGCCTGCTTGGAGGGCCTGTGGCGACCATGAAGGATGTTGCCCGTATACATCAAGAGCCTTCATTTGCGCACCTCACCAAACTAAGCTTCACCAATCTTCAAGTCCCTTCGCTCTATAAGCTGGGGCCTAAAGGCGTCaatgaggagcaggagctgGCGCTGTACAATGAAGATGGGGCTGTCATTGATTCGCTCGCCGAGGCGATTTCGCAATTGAAATCGCTACAACATCTTATGTTCGAATCTTCAACTGTCATGAACGATCGGCTTCTTCCACTTTTGCCAAAGGACCTCACTCATCTCTCACTGATCAACTGTTGGGAGGTCAAGTCTGATGAGTTCATGCCATTCCTACACACGCATGGCCGACGTTTGCGCAGCCTGAACTTGTCGCACAACCAATCTCTAGACATGGTCTTCCTAACCACTTTGGAAGCTGCATGTCCCAATTTAGAGGAATTATACATGAACCTCTCGTATTTTCGCCATCATGAATCCCGGTCTTACACCAACAATGACGCTGACCCTTTGTACGACCAAGTGCTATTGCCACACCAAAAGCCAGAGTGGCCGTCAAGCCTCCGGATCATTGATTTTGAACATATACGATATTGGAGTGTTGAGACTGCCGAAATGTTCCTCAATTCCCTCATAGATAGTGCTCGTTCTCTGCCAAATCTACGACATCTTGCGGTCAAGACAATGCTCAACATACCCTGGAAGGCCCGTGCTAATATGCGGCACGAATGGAGGCGGAAGCTGGATAAAGTCTTCCTCCGCCCATACGAACCTCCGCAAAGGAAGTATTCTCTTCGGCAGACACAAGAGGAAGATGTGGAAGCATCTGCGCAGATTtcggagaaaaagaagcaaaagtcaAAAAGGCTGTCTGATGGTCCATCTCGGCGAAGCAGTCGTCTAGCGGCACACGTTTCGGACTCTGATTCAAGGCACAGCCCCAAAGGTCTTCGTAATTCGCTTGGTCGGCCAACTTATGCCGAACCCGACACGGATGAGAATGAGTTCGAGTCTGAtgcagaagacgaagaagccgaGTCCGGCACTGCAACCAGTCAGACTGgggatgaggctgagagcGAAGAGAAGCCTGTGCCGCTTACGATTCAAGGACGTTGTACTACTGTATCAATTGTATTCGATAACCAAAAACCTACTGAATTGCAGTACGGTATGGAAGACTTTGTGGATGATAACCGCGCTGAGTCGGACGACGAGTGGGACGGCGAccatgaagaggatgatgatgcagtCTTTGTCTGGCGTTAA
- a CDS encoding hypothetical protein (EggNog:ENOG41), whose product MAGAAPPRETPRPGPYDINTSGPTRSPPRGPAALRAPPTGPAANRNPAGPVSSPALPPPARTQTPTAPPLRSGTTSPTVPPAGPRGYVPPARGGFAPRGGRGGWNQAPARHISGPSPTPSTPSGPSAIPTGPRATPSNTSSTSTTTQSRPFNPPTGPSAQHAGSARQTLAQSMLATLPPIIPGGKLDPSMTPLALGVTRELEPHYRKLKDEEEKLRDELHAKQERLRKSLYTWNRLERDSRAWEMRSDLSEKSMKNLAGEGMGGAAF is encoded by the coding sequence ATGGCTGGTGCGGCACCACCAAGGGAGACACCAAGGCCTGGACCTTACGATATAAACACATCAGGCCCCACTCGATCACCACCACGAGGCCCTGCAGCGCTGAGAGCTCCTCCAACTGGCCCTGCAGCAAACAGAAACCCCGCAGGGCCAGTATCTTCACCAGCCCTGCCTCCTCCCGCTCGGACTCAGACACCTACGGCTCCTCCTCTGCGTTCAGGTACCACAAGCCCCACCGTTCCCCCAGCTGGCCCACGAGGTTATGTGCCTCCAGCTAGAGGTGGGTTTGCCCCCCGAGGAGGCAGAGGTGGCTGGAATCAAGCGCCAGCAAGACACATTTCAGGACCTTCACCAACTCCTTCAACTCCCAGTGGACCTTCAGCCATTCCCACTGGCCCACGTGCGACTCCGTCAAATACATCGTCAACCTCGACAACGACGCAATCTCGACCGTTCAATCCTCCGACTGGGCCATCAGCTCAACATGCTGGTAGCGCACGGCAGACTTTGGCGCAATCCATGCTTGCGACACTCCCCCCCATCATCCCGGGCGGCAAGTTGGACCCTTCCATGACGCCTCTCGCTCTTGGCGTAACTCGAGAACTTGAGCCACATTATCGCAAGCTgaaggacgaggaggagaagttgagagATGAACTGCATGCGAAGCAAGAGCGGCTACGGAAAAGTCTGTACACGTGGAATAGACTCGAACGTGACTCGCGAGCGTGGGAGATGCGGAGTGACCTGAGCGAGAAGAGCATGAAGAACCTGGCTGGTGAAGGCATGGGTGGTGCTGCATTTTAA
- a CDS encoding hypothetical protein (EggNog:ENOG41~BUSCO:EOG09263E5F), producing the protein METNITDAVDHPMKDAEAPNGFSRTSNTSIDDDDTASEDPCEDDEDPSPQDITFDQMRRRGLLPTGCCYDDRMKLHMNADFSPNAHHPEDPRRIHEIFKAFKKVGLVYTGPEAELPRIMRECPTRYMWRIPARAATREEICLAHHPDHFRWVENLDKISSAELRELTRQYDQGRESLYVGSMSYQAALLSAGGAIETCKNVVTGQVKNAFAVIRPPGHHAEFDAPMGFCFFNNVPVAVRVCQQDYPDICRKVLILDWDVHHGNGIQNIFYRDPNVLYISLHVYQNGLFYPGKPPNDMTPDGGIDKCGTEAGLGKNINIGWHDQGMGDGEYMAAFQKIVMPIAKEFNPDLVVISAGFDAADGDELGGCFVSPSCYAHMTHMLMSLADGKVAVCLEGGYNLKAISVSAVAVAKTLMGEPPPKMEIPKINKEAARILAKVQAHQAPYWECMRAGIVRIPTDIQPTISSRLHDVIRNAQRQVLQAKHNMIPLYIQREHLYKSYENQVLVTPGLHKEKKVLIIIHDPPELLAQPDVIDRSVDPHNAWVVDGVTDYIDWAVDQKFGVMDVNIPAYVTHDEESDSYVPGFKEKALSEQIQTLVCYLWDNYLQLYDANHIFVMGVGNAYLGVKVLLINRDCKSRISGVVNFANGTLRPVKSEFDSDLSSWYKENSRVYIAGDHACWADPDLTRKVNKRRFGTVVRSPMFGLNKMMAHHAKEAREWILERVEEVADADMTEDEKS; encoded by the exons ATGGAGACAAACATCACAGATGCTGTTGATCATCCAATGAAGGATGCAGAAGCGCCTAATGGGTTCAGTCGTACTagcaacaccagcatcgacgacgatgatacGGCATCCGAGGATCCAtgcgaggacgatgaagatccaTCACCTCAAGATATAACCTTCGACCAGATGCGCCGTAGAGGTTTGCTGCCAACAGGCTGCTGTTACGATGACCGGATGAAGTTGCATATGAATGCGGACTTTTCACCCAACGCACATCATCCTGAAGATCCCCGTCGTATCCACGAGATATTCAAGGCGTTCAAGAAGGTTGGCCTCGTCTATACAGGCCCCGAGGCAGAGTTGCCAAGAATCATGCGGGAGTGTCCCACGCGTTATATGTGGCGCATACCTGCTCGTGCTGCCACCCGAGAGGAGATTTGCCTCGCCCATCATCCTGATCACTTTAGATGGGTAGAAAACCTTGACAAGATAAGTTCGGCCGAGCTTCGAGAACTGACTAGGCAATATGATCAAGGGCGGGAATCTCTCTATGTTGGTAGTATGTCTTATCAGGCCGCCCTACTTTCAGCTGGGGGAGCCATCGAAACCTGCAAGAACGTCGTGACTGGCCAAGTCAAGAACGCATTCGCCGTGATCAGGCCACCAGGCCATCACGCAGAGTTTGATGCGCCAATGGGGTTTTGTTTCTTCAACAACGTTCCAGTAGCAGTCAGGGTCTGCCAACAGGACTATCCAGACATTTGCCGAAAGGTTCTCATCCTGGACTGGGATGTTCACCACGGTAACGGTATCCAAAACATTTTCTATCGGGACCCAAACGTCTTATATATCTCTCTCCACGTCTACCAGAACGGTCTCTTCTATCCCGGTAAACCCCCCAATGATATGACACCGGATGGTGGAATCGACAAATGCGGAACAGAAGCTGGCCTTGGTAAAAACATTAATATCGGCTGGCACGACCAAGGCATGGGCGATGGGGAATACATGGCGGCATTCCAGAAGATCGTGATGCCTATCGCCAAAGAGTTCAATCCGGACCTCGTGGTTATCTCTGCGGGAtttgatgctgctgatggcGACGAGCTAGGGGGCTGCTTCGTTTCCCCCAGCTGCTACGCTCATATGACACACATGTTGATGTCCTTGGCTGACGGAAAGGTTGCAGTGTGTCTAGAGGGAGGGTACAATCTTAAGGCTATCTCAGTGTCTGCAGTGGCCGTTGCGAAGACGCTCATGGGTGAACCGCCACCAAAGATGGAAATTCCTAAGATCAATAAGGAGGCTGCACGCATACTTGCCAAagttcaagctcatcaagcccCATATTGGGAGTGTATGAGGGCAGGCATTGTTCGCATTCCTACCGACATCCAGCCAACGATATCCAGCCGCCTGCACGACGTGATCAGAAACGCCCAGAGGCAGGTTCTGCAAGCAAAGCACAACATGATACCTCTCTACATCCAGCGCGAGCATCTATACAAGTCATACGAGAACCAGGTCCTAGTGACACCAGGCCTCcacaaggaaaagaaggttCTCATTATCATTCACGATCC TCCCGAGCTTCTGGCTCAGCCAGATGTTATAGACAGATCTGTTGATCCTCACAATGCCTGGGTG GTTGATGGCGTAACAGACTACATTGACTGGGCAGTTGATCAAAAGTTCGGTGTCATGGACGTTAATATTCCAGCCTATGTCACCCACGACGAG GAATCTGACTCTTATGTACCTGGTTTCAAAGAGAAGGCTCTCTCGGAACAGATCCAGACGTTGGTGTGTTACCTGTGGGACAATTACTTGCAGCTCTATGATGCCAATCACATTTTCGTCATGGGCGTTGGCAATGCATATCTTGGAGTCAAAGTCCTTCTCATAAACCGAG ATTGCAAGTCTAGAATCTCTGGGGTGGTAAACTTCGCCAATGGAACGCTCAGGCCAGTCAAGTCAGAGTTTGATTCAGATCTATCGTCGTGGTATAAAGAGAACTCACGAGTCTACATTGCAGGCGATCATGCATGCTGGGCTGATCCTGATCTGACTCGAAAAGTTAACAAGCGACGTTTCGGGACAGTCGTTCGTAGTCCAATGTTTGGTCTGAACAAGATGATGGCGCATCACGCCAAGGAGGCGCGGGAGTGGATTCTCGAGAGGGTCGAAGAAGTAGCAGATGCTGATATGACTGAAGATGAAAAGTCATAG